In Acidiphilium acidophilum, one genomic interval encodes:
- a CDS encoding Hsp20 family protein: MTTRVFTSPLFLGFDHLEQIIERAAKTSSDGYPPYNIEQLSTTSLRITIAVAGFIMDDLQITQEDNQLVIRGRQNDDTQGRIFLHRGIAARQFQRAFVLAEGIDVKGAWLDNGLLHIDLIRPLPEARIKTIAIEKGAHTPSGFATPRSFDAELPKRNSHQHVREKE, encoded by the coding sequence ATGACCACGAGAGTGTTTACATCCCCATTATTCCTGGGGTTCGACCATCTGGAGCAGATCATCGAACGCGCCGCCAAAACGTCGTCGGACGGTTATCCCCCCTACAATATCGAGCAACTGAGCACGACCAGCCTGCGGATTACGATTGCAGTCGCCGGCTTTATCATGGATGATCTTCAGATCACTCAGGAAGATAATCAGTTGGTCATACGAGGCCGCCAGAACGATGATACCCAGGGCCGGATTTTCCTGCATCGCGGCATTGCCGCGCGGCAGTTCCAACGGGCATTCGTCCTGGCCGAAGGGATCGACGTGAAAGGTGCCTGGCTCGATAACGGCTTGCTGCACATCGATCTGATCCGCCCTCTGCCGGAGGCCCGGATCAAGACGATAGCGATCGAAAAAGGTGCCCACACCCCGTCCGGTTTCGCAACGCCGCGATCTTTTGATGCGGAATTGCCGAAACGGAACAGCCATCAACACGTTCGTGAAAAGGAGTAG
- the def gene encoding peptide deformylase, whose amino-acid sequence MADDTPEILIVPDKRLRMKARRVTEADRAEIADLVPRMFRTMYKAPGIGLAGPQIGVSLRVVVLDLATDGVSAPMILINPEIVRASQRLEAREEGCLSLPGQYAEVSRPAEVAVAFEDQDGKRRTVEAEGLLAACIQHEIDHLDGILFVDHLSALKRNIVLRKLAKDLREKQDGQDRPSRG is encoded by the coding sequence GTGGCTGACGATACTCCGGAGATACTGATCGTCCCCGACAAGCGTCTTCGCATGAAGGCACGCCGGGTGACCGAGGCGGATCGTGCGGAGATTGCCGATCTGGTCCCGCGCATGTTCCGGACCATGTACAAGGCGCCGGGAATCGGGCTTGCCGGACCCCAGATCGGGGTATCGTTGCGCGTGGTCGTGCTCGATCTGGCGACCGATGGGGTTTCGGCGCCAATGATCCTGATCAATCCCGAGATCGTCAGGGCGAGCCAGAGGCTGGAGGCCCGCGAGGAAGGCTGCCTGTCGCTGCCGGGACAATATGCGGAAGTATCGCGCCCGGCTGAAGTGGCGGTGGCTTTCGAGGATCAGGACGGCAAGCGCAGGACCGTCGAGGCGGAGGGGTTGCTGGCGGCCTGCATTCAGCATGAGATCGATCACCTGGACGGCATTCTGTTCGTCGATCATTTATCCGCGTTGAAGCGGAACATCGTTTTGCGAAAGCTCGCGAAGGATCTGCGCGAGAAACAGGATGGCCAAGACCGTCCGAGCCGCGGATGA
- the fmt gene encoding methionyl-tRNA formyltransferase, protein MRLVFMGSPGFALPALRGLRAAGHEIAAVYCQSPKPVGRGLRVRKCAVHEAADELGIEVRTPRSLRNNAGEIEYLRGLDAECCVVVAYGLILPEAVLAVPRRGCLNIHASLLPRWRGAAPIQAAILAGDACTGVTIMQMDAGLDTGAILLTEATPIAPDDTAATLHDRLAAMGARLVVQVIDGDYVPVAQQGAGSYAPKLSRADAEIDWTLPVAAIDRRVRGLTPWPGTETRLDGEPLKILSAVVGEGQGKPGTVLDHRLTVACGAGALRVTAVKRAGGRPMSADDFLRGHAIPPGTLLG, encoded by the coding sequence ATGAGGCTCGTTTTCATGGGGTCGCCGGGCTTTGCCTTGCCGGCGTTGCGGGGATTGCGCGCGGCTGGGCACGAGATCGCCGCCGTGTATTGCCAGTCGCCCAAGCCGGTCGGGCGTGGGCTGCGTGTCAGAAAATGCGCTGTGCACGAGGCCGCCGATGAATTGGGCATCGAGGTACGAACGCCGAGGAGTTTGCGGAATAATGCCGGGGAAATCGAGTATCTCCGCGGGCTCGATGCTGAATGTTGCGTGGTCGTGGCTTACGGGCTCATTCTTCCCGAGGCGGTGCTGGCGGTGCCACGGCGTGGGTGCCTCAATATTCATGCGAGCCTGCTGCCGCGCTGGCGGGGGGCTGCGCCGATCCAGGCCGCGATCCTCGCGGGGGATGCCTGCACCGGCGTGACCATCATGCAGATGGATGCCGGGCTGGATACCGGGGCCATTCTGCTCACCGAAGCCACGCCGATCGCACCGGACGACACGGCAGCGACCTTGCATGACCGTCTGGCGGCGATGGGGGCGCGGCTGGTCGTTCAGGTTATTGACGGCGATTATGTACCGGTTGCCCAGCAGGGGGCAGGGAGCTATGCGCCCAAACTGAGCCGTGCCGATGCGGAGATCGACTGGACCTTGCCGGTGGCCGCGATCGATCGGCGTGTCCGTGGTCTTACGCCCTGGCCGGGAACCGAGACGCGGCTCGACGGCGAACCGCTCAAGATACTTTCGGCCGTCGTGGGGGAAGGGCAGGGGAAACCCGGTACCGTGCTCGATCATCGGTTGACCGTTGCTTGCGGTGCCGGGGCGCTGCGAGTGACGGCGGTGAAACGGGCAGGGGGGCGGCCGATGTCGGCCGATGATTTCCTGCGCGGTCATGCAATCCCGCCCGGGACGCTGCTGGGTTGA
- the truA gene encoding tRNA pseudouridine(38-40) synthase TruA translates to MTRFALKLEYDGRGFVGWQRQSNGVSVQQVVEQAGAHLCGGAPPVTVAAGRTDAGVHAEGQVVQAEFPDGLTTRTVRDALNFHMRPHAVTVVAAGVISDESWSARFSAVAREYRYVILNRAARPALDAGFVWHVRRPLDAERMQLAAIALLGRHDFTSFRATACQARSPVRTLDRLDIGRRGDRIEIRVGARSFLHHQVRNIVGSLKLVGEEKWPVERIAAVLAARDRAAAGPTAPPDGLTLMSVAYPLDPFAGQQ, encoded by the coding sequence TTGACCCGGTTTGCGTTGAAACTTGAGTATGACGGTCGCGGCTTCGTGGGATGGCAGCGGCAGTCGAACGGGGTTTCGGTGCAGCAGGTCGTCGAGCAGGCGGGCGCGCATCTGTGCGGAGGTGCGCCGCCGGTGACGGTTGCGGCGGGCCGGACCGACGCTGGCGTTCATGCCGAGGGGCAGGTGGTGCAAGCCGAGTTTCCAGACGGGCTCACGACGCGAACGGTCAGGGATGCGCTGAATTTTCATATGCGGCCTCATGCCGTCACGGTGGTCGCGGCTGGTGTGATTTCGGACGAGTCGTGGAGTGCGCGATTTTCGGCGGTCGCACGGGAGTATCGTTACGTCATTCTCAACCGGGCGGCGCGACCGGCGCTCGATGCCGGGTTTGTCTGGCATGTCAGGCGGCCGCTGGATGCCGAGCGGATGCAACTCGCTGCGATCGCTTTGCTGGGTCGCCACGACTTCACGAGCTTTCGCGCAACCGCGTGCCAGGCGCGGTCGCCGGTTCGGACGCTGGATCGTCTCGACATCGGGCGGCGGGGTGATCGGATCGAGATCAGGGTTGGGGCGCGCAGCTTTCTTCACCATCAGGTCAGGAATATCGTGGGATCGCTCAAGCTGGTCGGCGAGGAAAAATGGCCGGTGGAGCGGATTGCCGCCGTTCTGGCGGCCCGCGACCGGGCGGCTGCCGGTCCCACCGCGCCGCCGGATGGACTGACCTTGATGAGCGTGGCCTATCCCCTCGATCCTTTTGCTGGCCAGCAATGA
- the infC gene encoding translation initiation factor IF-3 has translation MARLPAPPTPPSREGPRVNEDIRVPQVRLIDQDGEMMGVLTTREAQRRATEVGLDLVEISPNADPPVCKLLDYGKFKYEQQKKKNEARKKQKVIEIKEIKVRPNIDENDYQVKLRAMKSFIEEGDKVKVTLRFRGREMAHQELGVKVLERIKIDMETETKVEQMPKMENRQMVMVLSPR, from the coding sequence ATAGCCAGACTACCCGCACCGCCGACCCCGCCCAGCCGTGAAGGTCCGCGTGTCAACGAAGATATCAGGGTGCCCCAGGTTCGTTTGATCGACCAGGACGGCGAGATGATGGGTGTGCTGACCACGAGAGAAGCACAGCGTCGTGCGACGGAGGTTGGACTCGATCTGGTCGAGATCAGCCCGAATGCCGATCCGCCGGTTTGCAAGCTGCTCGATTATGGCAAGTTCAAATATGAGCAGCAGAAGAAAAAGAACGAAGCCCGCAAGAAGCAGAAAGTGATCGAGATCAAGGAGATCAAGGTCCGCCCAAATATCGATGAAAACGATTATCAGGTGAAACTTCGGGCGATGAAGTCGTTCATCGAGGAAGGCGACAAGGTCAAGGTGACGTTGCGATTCCGCGGTCGGGAAATGGCGCATCAGGAGCTTGGCGTCAAAGTTCTGGAACGCATCAAGATCGATATGGAAACCGAAACCAAGGTCGAGCAGATGCCCAAGATGGAGAACCGGCAGATGGTCATGGTGCTCAGCCCGCGCTGA
- a CDS encoding phosphorylase family protein produces the protein MKIGFVTGLVAEARLLSGVDALVATSGGTVAGVTAAAEHLVDRGADVLISFGLAGGLAPSCRAGDLIVPQDVVDGSEVFRCDPGLVAMLGGATVQRLTGAPAVVASRMAKADLYAGSGAAAVDLESVGVARVAVRHAIGFAVLRAVVDPAHRELPDASLVALDEDGRIAMGRIIRSLARNPLQISGLIALGRDMARAKRTLKREVTRRFRT, from the coding sequence GTGAAGATCGGCTTTGTGACCGGACTGGTCGCCGAAGCGCGCCTGTTGTCGGGCGTTGATGCCTTGGTCGCGACGTCCGGGGGGACGGTGGCGGGGGTTACTGCGGCTGCGGAACATCTGGTGGATCGTGGGGCCGATGTCCTGATCAGTTTCGGGCTTGCCGGCGGTCTGGCGCCATCGTGCCGGGCGGGCGATTTGATCGTGCCGCAGGATGTGGTGGATGGTTCCGAGGTTTTTCGGTGCGATCCTGGCCTTGTTGCGATGTTGGGCGGAGCCACGGTCCAACGTTTGACCGGAGCCCCGGCGGTCGTTGCGAGCCGTATGGCGAAGGCCGATCTTTATGCCGGAAGCGGAGCTGCGGCGGTCGATCTCGAATCGGTCGGGGTTGCGCGGGTCGCCGTGCGGCATGCAATCGGCTTCGCGGTGTTAAGGGCTGTCGTCGATCCTGCGCACCGTGAGTTGCCGGATGCGAGCCTCGTGGCGCTCGATGAGGACGGTCGGATTGCGATGGGCCGGATCATTCGAAGTCTGGCGCGCAATCCACTTCAGATTTCTGGATTGATTGCCCTTGGGCGCGATATGGCGAGGGCGAAGCGGACCCTGAAGCGGGAGGTTACTCGTCGATTTCGAACGTGA
- a CDS encoding exodeoxyribonuclease III, whose amino-acid sequence MTSRLTIATWNINSVRLRQDLLKNLVQEAAPDIICLQETKAPDPLFPVDLGARLGLPHVLTRGMKGYNGVAILSRMPLRLIEASPDWCGKSDCRHIAAEVETYGAPLTIQNFYVPAGGDIPDRELNIKYGHKLDFIAEAEAHFKSFPPHRTILVGDLNIAPLEHDVWSHKQLLGVVSHTPPEVAGLNAWQAAGFIDAMRFFVPDDQKLYTWWSYRNRDWRTSNRGRRLDHIWVSKDLQTSLAGLRVLTDARDWPRGSDHVPVLLTFEIDE is encoded by the coding sequence ATGACATCGCGCCTCACCATCGCGACCTGGAACATAAATTCCGTCCGTCTCCGCCAGGATCTGTTGAAAAATCTGGTGCAGGAAGCGGCCCCCGATATCATCTGCCTGCAGGAAACCAAGGCTCCCGATCCTCTGTTTCCAGTCGATCTCGGTGCCCGCCTTGGGCTCCCGCACGTGCTCACCCGGGGCATGAAAGGGTATAACGGCGTTGCCATCCTTTCGAGAATGCCGCTCCGGCTGATCGAGGCAAGCCCTGACTGGTGCGGCAAGTCCGATTGTCGTCATATCGCCGCAGAGGTCGAAACATATGGCGCGCCGCTGACGATACAGAATTTCTATGTCCCTGCCGGTGGCGACATCCCCGATCGCGAACTCAACATAAAATACGGGCACAAACTCGATTTCATCGCCGAGGCTGAAGCGCATTTCAAATCGTTCCCGCCCCACCGGACGATCCTGGTCGGCGATCTGAACATCGCACCTCTGGAGCACGACGTCTGGAGTCACAAACAACTGCTCGGTGTCGTCAGCCACACACCGCCGGAAGTCGCCGGGCTGAACGCGTGGCAGGCAGCCGGATTTATCGACGCCATGCGATTTTTCGTGCCGGACGACCAGAAGCTTTACACATGGTGGTCATACCGCAACCGGGACTGGCGGACATCGAACCGGGGACGAAGACTTGACCATATCTGGGTCTCGAAAGATCTGCAGACGTCTCTCGCTGGACTCCGCGTCCTGACCGACGCTCGTGATTGGCCACGCGGGTCGGACCATGTTCCGGTCCTGCTCACGTTCGAAATCGACGAGTAA
- a CDS encoding fumarylacetoacetate hydrolase family protein, which translates to MSDLVIDRPEPAMVPVLGGGVFPIRRVFCVGRNYAAHAREMGSDPDREPPFFFTKPADAVRASQQIPFPPATSSLHFEMEQVIALKSGGSMISSAAALDHVYGYAPGVDLTRRDLQDEAKSMRRPWDMSKGFDDSGPIGAIVPVSQCGHPKSGRISLDVNGRIRQNGNLADMIWPVPDIIAFLSNLVALKPGDLIFTGTPEGVGQVDRGDTITGSIEGVGSLTFQLV; encoded by the coding sequence ATGTCCGATCTGGTAATCGACCGCCCTGAACCGGCGATGGTCCCCGTTCTGGGGGGCGGGGTTTTTCCCATACGCCGCGTGTTCTGCGTCGGTCGGAATTACGCTGCCCATGCGCGGGAAATGGGCTCGGATCCCGACCGGGAGCCACCGTTTTTTTTCACCAAACCAGCCGACGCCGTCCGGGCATCGCAACAAATCCCGTTTCCTCCCGCGACAAGCTCGCTCCATTTCGAGATGGAACAGGTCATCGCCCTCAAGAGCGGGGGGAGCATGATTTCATCGGCGGCAGCGCTCGATCATGTTTATGGCTACGCGCCGGGAGTCGATCTCACCCGCCGGGATCTACAGGATGAAGCCAAGTCGATGCGCCGCCCCTGGGATATGAGCAAAGGTTTCGATGACTCAGGACCGATCGGCGCGATCGTTCCGGTCAGCCAGTGCGGTCACCCGAAATCGGGGCGGATATCGCTCGATGTCAACGGACGCATCCGCCAGAATGGCAATCTGGCCGATATGATCTGGCCGGTACCGGACATCATCGCGTTCCTGTCCAACCTCGTGGCCCTGAAACCGGGCGATCTCATTTTCACCGGAACGCCGGAGGGGGTCGGTCAGGTGGATCGCGGCGATACGATTACCGGATCGATCGAAGGCGTGGGCAGTCTGACATTTCAACTGGTATGA
- a CDS encoding gamma-glutamyl-gamma-aminobutyrate hydrolase family protein, with amino-acid sequence MGVRTAKLIGISCCQKSFGVFAMKNHAASDTYVRAVDQVVGAVPVLIPANGLHADVETLLDRLDGIILTGSRSNVAAAFYGGPPQPPDDAPEDPERDQVTLPLVRGAIGRGLPVLAICRGLQELNVALGGTLHQRLQDIPTRIDHSTPMQPFGAVRTGKAHHITVRSGGRLEQIIGRRSLAVNSLHNQGINRLAPGLLVEARAIDGTIEAITGTGGGYLLGVQWHPEYDFDHDEASLRIFQSFAHALNSANQWQ; translated from the coding sequence ATGGGCGTCAGAACCGCGAAACTGATCGGCATTTCATGTTGCCAGAAATCGTTCGGCGTGTTCGCGATGAAAAACCACGCCGCGTCGGATACCTATGTGCGAGCGGTCGATCAGGTCGTGGGCGCGGTTCCCGTTCTCATCCCGGCGAATGGGCTGCATGCCGATGTTGAAACCCTGCTCGATCGCCTCGACGGCATCATTCTGACCGGAAGCCGAAGCAACGTCGCGGCAGCCTTCTACGGCGGCCCGCCTCAACCGCCCGACGACGCCCCGGAAGATCCCGAGCGTGACCAGGTCACGCTGCCACTGGTGCGAGGGGCAATCGGCCGTGGCTTGCCCGTCCTTGCCATCTGCCGCGGCTTGCAGGAACTCAATGTCGCCCTGGGTGGAACGCTCCACCAGAGGCTTCAGGACATTCCGACCCGTATCGATCATTCGACCCCGATGCAGCCCTTCGGTGCCGTGCGAACCGGCAAGGCCCATCATATCACCGTCAGATCCGGCGGCAGACTCGAACAGATCATCGGTCGCCGCTCTCTGGCGGTCAATTCACTGCATAATCAGGGGATCAACCGGCTGGCCCCCGGATTGCTCGTCGAAGCGCGGGCGATCGATGGCACCATCGAAGCCATCACCGGGACCGGCGGTGGCTACCTGTTGGGTGTGCAGTGGCACCCGGAATATGATTTCGACCACGATGAAGCGTCGCTCCGCATTTTCCAAAGCTTCGCCCACGCTCTCAATTCCGCAAATCAATGGCAATGA
- a CDS encoding LolA family protein, producing the protein MITRRLTISTLATATALALAGAQGRAAVTSQPDQPVLDRVQSYLNGLKTITARFMQVGPDGGVRTGHAIVQRPGKMRFQYDKPNPQLLVAGFGLLVYHDPALDQTTNIPLGSTPLGILLDKHITLSGSVTVTKVSQPPGEIQVTLIRTGKSQQGHITLVFSTDPMELRQWRVTDAQGQLTQVSLYDLKNAHPFPDKDFEYVKGFSN; encoded by the coding sequence TTGATCACCCGCCGTCTCACGATTTCCACCTTGGCGACAGCCACGGCGCTCGCACTCGCCGGGGCGCAGGGGCGAGCGGCGGTTACCTCCCAACCTGATCAACCGGTTCTCGACCGAGTTCAGTCGTATCTGAACGGGTTGAAAACGATCACGGCGCGCTTCATGCAAGTCGGCCCCGATGGGGGCGTGCGTACCGGCCACGCCATTGTCCAGCGGCCGGGAAAAATGCGCTTTCAATACGACAAGCCAAATCCACAGCTTCTGGTCGCAGGATTCGGGTTGCTGGTGTACCACGACCCCGCGCTCGACCAGACGACCAATATCCCGCTTGGTTCCACACCCCTGGGCATTCTGCTGGATAAGCACATCACCCTGAGCGGCTCCGTCACCGTGACCAAGGTCTCTCAGCCGCCCGGCGAAATTCAGGTGACGCTCATACGAACCGGCAAATCTCAGCAAGGCCACATCACATTGGTATTTTCGACGGACCCGATGGAATTGCGCCAATGGCGGGTAACCGACGCGCAGGGCCAACTGACCCAGGTGAGCTTGTATGATCTTAAAAACGCCCATCCGTTTCCGGACAAGGATTTTGAATACGTAAAAGGGTTTTCGAACTGA